One segment of Panicum virgatum strain AP13 chromosome 3K, P.virgatum_v5, whole genome shotgun sequence DNA contains the following:
- the LOC120698902 gene encoding elongation factor 1-alpha-like: MGKEKSHINIVVIGHVDSGKSTTTGHLIYKLGGIDKRVIERFEKEAAEMNKRSFKYAWVLDKLKAERERGITIDIALWKFETTKYYCTVIDAPGHRDFIKNMITGTSQADCAVLIIDSTTGGFEAGISKDGQTREHALLAFTLGVKQMICCCNKMDATTPKYSKARYDEIVKEVSSYLKKVGYNPDKIAFVPISGFEGDNMIERSTNLDWYKGPTLLEALDQINEPKRPSDKPLRLPLQDVYKIGGIGTVPVGRVETGIIKPGMVVTFGPSGLTTEVKSVEMHHEALQEALPGDNVGFNVKNVAVKDLKRGYVASNSKDDPAKEAASFTSQVIIMNHPGQIGNGYAPVLDCHTSHIAVKFAELITKIDRRSGKELEKEPKFLKNGDAGMVKMVPTKPMVVETFSEYPPLGRFAVRDMRQTVAVGVIKSVEKKDPTGAKVTKAAAKKK; the protein is encoded by the exons ATGGGTAAGGAGAAGTCCCACATCAACATCGTGGTCATTGGCCACGTCGACTCTGGCAAGTCAACCACCACCGGCCACCTGATCTACAAGCTTGGAGGTATCGACAAGCGTGTGATCGAGAGGTTCGAGAAGGAGGCTGCGGAGATGAACAAGAGGTCCTTCAAGTACGCGTGGGTGCTTGACAAGCTCAAGGCCGAGCGTGAGAGAGGTATCACCATTGATATCGCCCTGTGGAAGTTTGAGACCACCAAGTACTACTGCACCGTCATTGATGCCCCTGGACACCGTGACTTCATCAAGAACATGATCACGGGTACCTCCCAGGCTGACTGTGCTGTCCTTATCATTGACTCCACCACTGGTGGTTTTGAGGCTGGTATCTCCAAGGATGGCCAGACCCGTGAGCATGCTCTCCTTGCTTTCACTCTTGGAGTCAAGCAGATGATCTGCTGCTGCAACAAG ATGGATGCCACCACCCCCAAGTACTCCAAGGCCCGTTATGATGAGATTGTTAAGGAAGTCTCCTCCTACCTGAAGAAGGTTGGCTACAACCCTGACAAGATCGCCTTCGTCCCCATCTCTGGTTTTGAGGGTGACAACATGATTGAGAGGTCCACCAACCTTGACTGGTACAAGGGCCCAACCCTGCTTGAGGCTCTTGACCAGATCAACGAGCCCAAGAGGCCTTCGGACAAGCCCCTGCGTCTCCCCCTTCAGGATGTGTACAAGATTGGTGGTATTGGAACTGTCCCTGTTGGCCGTGTTGAGACCGGTATCATCAAGCCTGGTATGGTTGTTACCTTTGGCCCCAGCGGCCTGACTACTGAGGTGAAGTCTGTTGAGATGCACCACGAGGCTCTCCAGGAGGCCCTTCCTGGTGACAATGTTGGCTTCAACGTGAAGAATGTTGCTGTGAAGGATCTGAAGCGTGGGTATGTGGCCTCCAACTCCAAGGATGACCCTGCCAAGGAGGCTGCCAGCTTCACCTCACAAGTCATCATCATGAACCACCCTGGGCAGATCGGCAACGGCTATGCCCCAGTGCTGGACTGCCACACCTCCCACATTGCTGTCAAGTTTGCTGAGCTCATTACCAAGATTGACAGGCGATCTGGTAAGGAGCTTGAGAAGGAGCCCAAGTTCCTCAAGAATGGTGATGCTGGTATGGTCAAGATGGTTCCCACCAAGCCCATGGTTGTGGAGACCTTCTCTGAGTACCCTCCTCTTGGTCGCTTCGCCGTCCGTGACATGAGGCAAACGGTTGCTGTTGGAGTCATCAAGAGCGTGGAGAAGAAGGACCCTACCGGCGCCAAGGTCACCAAGGCTGCAGCCAAGAAGAAATGA